From Sphingobacteriaceae bacterium:
TCGGGCTCCTGTTCAGGCTGCTCAGGCTCTTCGGGCTCCTCCTCCGGCACCTGGGGCGTCACCGAGGCGCTGGACTGGTTGTTGGCGGGGTTGTTGTCCACCGGGTCGGAGTCCGTCAGCCGGGCCGTGTTGGTCAAGGTGGTGCCGGCCGTGCCCGCATCCACGGTGGCGCGGATGGTCAAGGTGGCGGAGCCGTCCACGCCAAGGGTGCCTACAGTCCATTCGCCGGTGGCGGGATCATAAGCACCCCGGCTGGCGGTGTGGCTGGCGTAGGTGAGGCCGGCGGGCAGCACATCTTCCACCACCACGTCACGGGCCAAGCTGGGGCCGTTGTTGGTCACCGTGACGGTGAAGACCACTTCCTGGCCTTCCCAGGGCGTGGCGTTGTCCACGGACTTCCTCACCGCCAAATCCACTTCAGGATCACCTTCGGGCCGCAGGGTGACGGTGGCGGAGTCGGAAGCCGTCACTTCCTGAGGAATATTGAATTCGTCCGGCCCATAATGGACGGTGACGGTGGCGGTGTTGACGAACACGCCGCCGGCGAAGTCACTTTCTCTTGGTGTGTAGGGGGGCGCGGTGATGGTGGCTCCACCCCCGGGGACCATCGGTTCGCCCCGCTCATAATAGAAGCCGGTGTCCGGATCCTTGATGATAAAGTTTTCGATGCGGGCGGAACCGGTGTTGGTCACCTCAAAGGTGTATTGAACCTGATCCCCCAGATCGATTTCTGCCTCTTTGACCCCGTTGACCCGCTTGATGAAGTTGAAGCCCACCAGTTGAACTTGGCGGGACAGGTTGATGGTGTACTGCTGGGCGAATTCACCGGAGCCAATCCATCCCGTGACGGTTGCGGCCAAGGTAATGGGGCCGGGCAGGTATTCCGGGCCGATGGGAATGGTTCCGGTACCGGTCCAGCTGGAGTTGCTGCCGGTCAGATCGGGGGGTGCAAAGGTAAGGGCATCCACCTCAACCCCGTTGACCGTTACTTTGACCACCTCAGCGGTTGAAGGTCGTGCGCCGGCCGCTGGATTGCTCAACTCCAGGGCAACAGAGAGGTGGTCGCCCACGGCCACCACCTGCGGAGCCAGCAGCTGCGCATGCATGTCGTTGTCGCTTCCGGCGGACTGGGCCAATACGGTGCCCCCCAGGGCCATCATGGTCAGCAGCAAGGCTGTGACCAGTATGAAAAGAGGTCGTGAGGAACGCCTCATTCCTTAAGTCTCCTCCTTCCGGCGGCTTTGACGGCCGCCTGACGCTCTTGATTTGGGTTGAAACATCTACTACGTGGCAAATACCAAAGGTGGCCTTAACAAAAACTTTGCAAACGCCTTGCCGGCCGGAGTTTTTGTCGAAAAACCGGGACTCGGCTCCTACAGCAAAAGTGAAGGCTTTCCGGGAGAGGACACAGGGGGGAGGGGTTACCCCTCTCCCCTGGGGATCAAGGGGTGAGGGGCCCGGCAGCCCGGCCGGGGAGTCTGCCATGATGGAAGCCGGTCCGGGTTGGCGCTCCGGCAGCCCGGCCGGACCTTACCGCTTTCCTGGGTTGTTACGGCTAAATTCCCCGGG
This genomic window contains:
- a CDS encoding DUF11 domain-containing protein, with the protein product MRRSSRPLFILVTALLLTMMALGGTVLAQSAGSDNDMHAQLLAPQVVAVGDHLSVALELSNPAAGARPSTAEVVKVTVNGVEVDALTFAPPDLTGSNSSWTGTGTIPIGPEYLPGPITLAATVTGWIGSGEFAQQYTINLSRQVQLVGFNFIKRVNGVKEAEIDLGDQVQYTFEVTNTGSARIENFIIKDPDTGFYYERGEPMVPGGGATITAPPYTPRESDFAGGVFVNTATVTVHYGPDEFNIPQEVTASDSATVTLRPEGDPEVDLAVRKSVDNATPWEGQEVVFTVTVTNNGPSLARDVVVEDVLPAGLTYASHTASRGAYDPATGEWTVGTLGVDGSATLTIRATVDAGTAGTTLTNTARLTDSDPVDNNPANNQSSASVTPQVPEEEPEEPEQPEQEPEEPVSELDEQPLAEPLPRTGGSSAVYFLSGLLALGGGLFLRRRFG